Below is a window of Paraburkholderia azotifigens DNA.
GCTGGTAGACGGTCTGGAGTACGAGGCCGCGCGCAAATGCCAGAAGGTTGCAATCTCACTGGAGAGAAAGCTGCTCGCGCGCGTGGACAGGTACGCAGACCACCATGGCCTGACCCGTTCCGGCCTGCTTTCGATCTCGGTGAGCATGTTCATCGACGAGCTACTTGTTCGAAGGCAGGAACGAAATGGAAACGAGGACCGAGGAAGTCATTACGGAGTTCGAGATTGATCGCGCGCTAATGGCAGCCGTTGTTCGTTGCGCGCACGAACGTAACGTCACGCCCCAGGCGTTGATGGCTGAAAGTCTCAGAAAGTTGATGGACCGGTTGCAGCCGGAAGTTGACGGCGATTGTGGCGCGCCTGACCGACGCAGACGACGCCAGGCGAACAGCACGAAGCTCCACAGCAAGGGAGACGGTCAGACGTTTGCGCTGCTCAAGCTCAAGCGGCTGGAGTGATTCAGATTCAGACTTGTCCTATAGCGACTTTGTGCGACCCGCGCCTACATTGAAGCCCCGCCCAGCATTTGCGGCGCGAACCCCGAGGCCGATCATGCCTCAATGTCGGCCATTTTCGCCCGCTGCATGCGGGCTTTTTTTCGCCGTCCGGTTTTGCGGATTTAGACCGCAGGCAATCAGAAAAGACCTATTTGTTGCTTTGTCGCGCACCTTTGCAAATCTCGACAGAAATTTCTGATTCATTCAGATAGGTTTGCAGATTCGTTTAATTTGCATAACCAATAAAAATGAATCGAGAGAACTATCGACTGGTCTTTAGCCGTTTGCGCGGCATGCTCGTCGCGGTCGAGGAAACCGCGACGGCGTCAGGAAAATCGGCCGGAGAGACACGCGCGACGGACCGCGCATCGAAGTCTGCAACCTGTTCGTCGCTGCGCCGCCTGGTTGGCCTACTGCTCGCCATCGCGCCAGCACTTGCCTTTGCGCAGATCGTCGCAGGCGGCGCGCACGCGCCCAACGTCATCCAGACGCCGAACGGTCTTGAACAGGTGAACATCAATCGGCCGTCTGGCGCGGGCGTGTCGGTCAACACCTACAACCAGTTCGACGTACAGCAGCGCGGCGCGATTCTGAATAATTCGCCGACGATGGTGCAGTCGCAACTCGGCGGCATGATTAACGGCAATCCGAACTTTGCACCGGGTCAGGCTGCGAAGGTCATCGTCAACCAGGTCAACAGCGCAACAGCATCACAACTGAACGGCGCGCTCGAAGTCGCGGGCCAACGCGCGAACGTGATTCTGGCGAATCCGTCAGGCATTTCGGTCAACGGCGGGACATTCGTCAACACGAGTCGCGCGACCCTGACAACCGGCACGCCGAATTACGCGGCGGACGGCTCGGTGTCGGGCTTCAATGTCACAGGCGGCAACATCACCGTTAGCGGCGCCGGTCTGAACGCGTCGAGCGTCGATCAGGTTGATTTGCTGTCCCGCGCCGTGCAGGCCAATGCGGCTGTCTACGCGAAGACAAACCTGAACGTCGTGACGGGCGCGAACAGTGTTGACTACAACACGCTCAACGCCACGCCGATTGCAGGCGATGGCGCAGCGCCTGGCGTTTCGATTGACGTGAGCAATCTGGGCGGTATGTACGCCAATCGCATTGTTCTTGTCGGCACGGAAGCAGGCGTCGGTATTTCACTCAAGGGCATCACGGCTGCGCAATCGGGCGACCTCGTGCTGACTACGGCGGGCAAGCTGGTATTGGCGGGCCAGACGAACGCAAGCGGCAACATCGTTGCGAACGCGAACGACGGCATCGACAACAGCGGCACAACCTACGCGCAGCAGAATGTCAGCCTGACCACGTCCGGCGCGCTGACGAATAGCGGTATGGTTGCCGCGCAGCAGAACACGACGGCAAGCGCCGGTTCGGTGAGTTCGACCGGCACACTTGCGGCGGGCGTGAATGGCGACGGCTCGCTCGCGCAGTCGGGCGATCTGAATGTGAGCGCATCCGGCACCGTCACGGCGACCGGCAGAAATGTCGTGGGCGGCAATGCAAGCGTGAGCGGCGCGGCGGTCAATCTCGCGGGCGCGACCAACTCCGCGAACGGTGCGCTCGCACTGGCGGCGAACAGCGGCGATCTGAACCTGTCGGGCGCGACCACGACCGCGGGCGGCACGCTAGACACACGCGCGGCGGGCACGTTGACGAACGACAACGGCGCGATGTCGTCGGGCGGCGCGCAGACCATCACGGCCGGCGCACTCTCGAATCACAGCGGGCAAATTGTTTCGGGTAGCACGCTGACGGAAAACGTCACGGGCACGACGAACAACCAGGGCGGCACGATGCAGGCCGCGGGCGCGCTCGCCTCGTCGAGTGGCTCGCTCGAAAACTCGGGCGGCATCATCGCCTCGCTGAATGCAGACGGTGTTTCCATCACGGCCACCGGCCTGCTCAACAACGGTGCGGGCGGCTCCATTGGCGGCAATGGCGTGGTCACGTTGCAAGGTGCGCAGATTGCGAACGCGGGTTCGATTACGGCGGTGCAGTCGCTGATTGCGCGCGCCGTGCAGACCCTGTTCAACAGCGGCACGTTCGCGACCAATGCGGACATGACGCTTTCGGCTGGCACGACCCTCGCGAACGCCGGCCAGTTCGGCGCGGCCCGTGCGCTTGCGCTGTCGGCTGCGACGTTCAACAACAGCGGCGGCACGGCGAGCGCCAGCCAGTTCACGCTGCACGCCGCGAACCTCGTGAATCACGGCGGCACGATCACGCAGACCGGAACCGGCGCGACGACGCTCGACGTGACCGGCACGCTCGACAATTCCGCAGGCGGCACCCTGCAAACCAACAGTACGGACCTGACGCTCGCGCCGGCCACGCTCGACAACGACGGCGGCACGATTACGCACGCCGGGACCGGCAAGCTGTCGATCAATGCAGGCAACGGCGCTGGCGCAATCTCAAACGTCGGCGGCAGGATTGCCACGAACGGCCAGGCTTCGATCCAGGGCGGCGGGCTGAATAACACGTCGGGGTCGATCATTGGACAGAACGGCCTTGCGGCAACGGTCGGCGGCGCACTCGATAACACGAACGGCAAACTGCTGTCGAACACGGATACCGCCATCGCGAGCGGCACGCTGACCAACAACGGCGGCCAGATCGGTGCAGGCACGAAGGAAACGATCAGCACGGGCTCGCTGACGAATAGCGGCGGCTCGATTGTCGCGCCCGACCTCACGCTAACGACCGGCACGACGCTGGACAACAGCGGCGGCGACATCGAGGCGAACCAGCTTTCACTGAACGCGACCGACCTGCTGAACCACGGCGGCACGATTACGCAGTATGGCGAGTCAGCAACTGGCTTCGATGTGAGCGGCACGTTCGACAATTCGAACGGCGGCACATTCCAGACCAACAGCACTGATCTGACGCTTGCGCCTGGCGCACTCAATAACGACGGCGGCTCAATCATCGACGCCGGTACAGGCACGCTGACGCTTGCCCCCGGCAATGGCGCGGGCAGCTTCTCGAACGTCGGCGGCAAGATCATCGCGGCGGGCCAGATTGCCGCGCGCGCCGGCAGCCTGAACAACGCTAACGGCGTGCTTGCAGCACAAGGCAAGATCGCCGCGAACATCGCGGGCGACCTGAACAACTCGCAAGGCTCGGTCCGCTCGCTCTCGTCGCTCTCGCTCGCGAGCGGCGGCACGCTGACGAACACGAACGGACAAATCCAGTCCGGCACGGGCGCGACGGGCGACACGAGCACGCTCAATGTGCAGGCCGCTTCGATCAATAACACGAACGGTCTCGTCGGCAACCTCGGCACGGGCGATATGACTGTGCGAGGCGGCAGCCAGACCGTCAACAACGGCGGCGTGATAACCGGCAACGGCAGCGTTACCGTTGATACGTCGGCACTTGTGAACACGCAGAACGGCCAGGTGAGCGGCGCGGGCGTCACGGTGCAAGGCGATACCGTCGACAACAGCGGCGGCAAGATCGGCAACTTCGGCGCCTCGAATGGCGATGTCTCGATCACGACGACCGGCGCGGTCACGAACGCGAGCGGCCAGATTGGCTCGACGCATAACCTCGCCGTGAATGCCGCGACGCTCACGGGCGGCGGTAGCTACAGCGCAGCCAACGATGTCGCTGTGACCGTTCAGGGCGATTTCGCACCCACACCAGATGTCCAGTTCAACGCCGGTCACGACCTGTCCTTTACCCTGCCGGGTACGTTCAGCAATGGCGCACTGGTCGAGGCGGCGAACAACCTGAACGTCAACGCGGGCGATGTGCAGAACAGCGGCGTCATGATGGCGGGCGGCACGCTCGCGACGCATTCGAACACGCTGGAAAACACGGGAACGATGGTCGGCAGCAGCGTTTCGCTGAACGCGACGCAGAGCCTGTCGAACACGGGGCCGACCGCGCTCATTGGTGCGACCGACAGCAACGGCACGCTCGAACTGCTGTCAAACGACATCGAGAACCGTGACGACACCACGGCGACCGATACGCAGGCGACTACGGCGATTTACGGTCTTGGCAAGGTGGTGCTTGCAGGCGGCAAGGACGCGAACGGGAACTATACGAACGCGAGTCTTATCCGCAACCAGTCGGGCCTGATCGAATCGGCCGGCGACATGGAATTGCACGCCGGTCAGGTGACGAACACGCGCACGACGATGACGACCACCGGTCTGAACCAGCCGGTGGACCCTGCGCTGCTCGACAGCCTCGGCATCAGCCTGTCGGGCTGTATCTCTACGGTTGCCGCCGCTTGCACTGCCGGTCATCCTTTTGTCGGCTGGATTAACGGCGATGCGAGCCTCATAGGTGGAATGCCGGTCGATCCGCCGCACGGCGGTCAGTGGAACAGTGGCTGGCAGTACACGACTTATACGGGCGTCGCGGTCGCGAACCTGATCGCGGGCATCAGCCCCCAAGGACAGATCATCGCCGGAGGCAACATGGATGCCTCTTCGGTCGGTCTGTTCCAGAATTACTGGAGCGCGGTCGCGGCGGTCGGCAACATCGCCGCGCCCCAATCGCTCGACCAGAATAGTTGGCAGGGCCAGTCGGCACCGGGCGTACAGGTCACATACTCCGGCTACTACCACTACCGCAACTACGACGGCAGCATTCCCAACTGGACCTTGCCGTTTGGCGATGCGCCGTTCTCCGGCTCCCATCCGGGCGGATACACGCAGGCCGCGCCCGCCGACATCCGCAACTACGCGCTGCCGTCGTATGAGTCGAGTTTCGTCGCGGGCGGTACGCTCTCGGGCAACGGCATCAGCATCGACAACACGGCGGGCAACGCGGGGGTTCCATCGCTCAATCTCGCGCCCGGTCAGGCTATGTCGGGCGTGAATATCAACGGCATCAGCGGAAACGCGAGCGGCGGCAAATCGGGCGCGGCGTCGGTCAATGGCGGCGGCGGCATGGTCAATCCGGTGATCGCCAACGCCACGGCGCAGAACGTACTGCAAAACCTCTCGATTCCCCAGGGTGGACTGTTCCGCCCCGTCACCGCACCGGGCGTGAACTATCTCATCGAAACGAATCCGGCGTTCACGAACCAGAAGACGTTCATTTCGAGCGACTACTACCTGCAACAGCTTGGCCTGAATCCGCAGACGACCGAGAAGCGCCTGGGCGACGGGTTTTACGAACAACAACTGGTTCGCAACCAGATTACGTCACTGACCGGCAAGGCGGTACTCGGCCCTTACACAGACCTTCAAGGGATGTACGAGTCGCTGCTTGCGGCGGGCGCGTCGCTGTCGAAGTCGCTCGACCTGCCGCTTGGCATGAGCCTGTCGCCTGAACAGGTGGCGGCCCTCACGAGCAACGTCATCATCATGCAGACCGAGACCGTCAACGGGCAGCAGGTACTTGTGCCCGTCGTCTATCTCGCGAAGGCCAGCCAGCAGAACATGAACGGCCCGCTGATTGCGGCGACCGACATCGACCTGAAGAACGCGCAGACCTTCACGAACAGTGGCACCGTGCAGGCGAGCAACGCGTTGTCGATCCAGGGCAACCAGATCGACAACGCGTTCGGCGCGCTGCAAAGCGGCGGCCTCATGTCGCTGACGACCAAAGGAAGCGTCGACCTGACTTCGGCTACCGTGAATGCGGGCAGTCTCGCACTGAATGCAGGCGGCGCCCTGCTGCTGAACACAGCGGTCAAGGCCGTCGAGCAGGTCAGCGCGACGGGCGCCACACGAACCACATCTACGCTTGGCCCCATCGCGAACCTGAATGTCGCGGGTAATGCGGTCATCGTCACAGGCGGGAACGTCGAGCAGAACGCGGCGAACCTGAACGTAGGCGGAAGTCTCGGCATGTTGGTCGGCGGCAACTATGATATCGGCTCGGTGCAGACCGGCGAACACAAGGTTGTCGCGCGCGCGAACGGTGTGTCAAATACCGACCTCAACCAGACGACCGGCAGCTCGATCAAGGTTGGCGGCGTGTCGGCTATTGGTGTCGGTGGCGACCTGACGGCGACGGGCGCGAATCTCAATCTCGCGGGCGGCGGCACGCTTGCAGCGAATGGCAACGTGACGTTGCAGGCTGCTAAAGCCACCTCAACGGTTGATAGCAACAGTTCCGGCAGCGACAGCCACGGCAGCTACTCGGAGTCGTTGCACCGCTCGGACGATACGCTCACGGCAACAGCGCTCAACGCAGGCAATTCGCTGACCGTGGCATCGGGCAAGGATATCAACGTCACCGGCAGCGCGATCAGTCTCGACAAGGGAGCGGCGACGCTTGCGGCGACGGGCAATGTCAACATCGGCGCGGCGACGGAAACGCACGTCGACAATTCACAGGAGCAGCACAAGCACAGCAACGTCGTGAGCGGCAAGGAAGTCTCCAGTTCGAGCAACACCACGGCCACGCTCTCACAGGGCAGCATGGTTTCGGCCGACGCCGTGACCATCGCCAGCGGCAACGACATCAACGTAAAAGGCAGCACGATTGTCGGCACGAACGATGTCGCGCTGAGTGCCGCGCATGACGTGAACATCACGACGACGCAGGACACCATGCAGTCGTCCAGCAGCTATCAGGAGAAGCGCACGGGCCTTGGCACGAGCGGCCTGACCGTGACTGTCGGCACCAACAAACTCGCGACGACGAATGAAGCGTCGAGCGTCACGAACAACGCGAGTACGGTCGGATCGCTGAACGGCGACCTGTCGATCAACGCGGGCAACACCCTGCACGTCACGGGTAGCGACCTCGTCGCGGGCAAGAACCTCGCCGGTACGGCGGCGAACGTCATCATCGACGCGGCAACCGATACCTCGCATCAGGCGCAGACGCAGAAGACAAGTAGCAGCGGCCTCACGATTGGTCTTGCGGGTTCGGTCGGCGATGCGATCAACAACGCGTATTCCGAAAGTCAGGCGGCGAAGAATTCGACCAGCACCGGCAACGACCGTGCGGCCGCGCTGCACACAATTGCTGCGGCGGGCGATGTCGCCTTGACCGGCCTGACATCGGCGGGCGTGACAGCGGGCGGCAAGCCGGATATCGGCATCAAGGTCAGCATCGGATCGAGCAAGAGCGAAAGCCAGTCGTCCGAAGACCAGACGACGCACCGCGGTTCCAGCGTGCAGGCAGGCGGCACGGCCGGATTCGTGGCGACGAACGGTGATGTGACTATCGCCGGGTCGAACGTGAACGCGAACGACGTCATTCTGGCGGCAAAGAATCAGGTGAACGTCATCAACACGACGGACACCGATTCGACGCGTAGTTCGAACAGTTCGAGCAGCGCGAGCATTGGCGTGCAGTACACCCTGGGTGGCGGGTTTGGCGTCTCGGCTGCGATGGCGAATGCGCATGGCGATGCCAACAGCGACGCGTCGATACAGAACGCGTCGCATGTGAACGGCGCGAACAGCGTCACTGTGATCTCGGGCGGCGACACGAACATCATCGGCTCGCAGATCAACGGCAAACAGATCGCGGCCGACGTGGGCGGCAACCTGAACATCACGAGCGTTCAGGACGTGACGAACAGCGCCGCGCACCAGAGCAGCGTGGGCGGCGGATTCACTATCAGCCAGGGTGGCGGTAGCGCCAGTTTCAGCGCACAGAACGGCCATGCCGATTCGCACTATGCGGGCGTGAACGAACAGGCCGGCATCAATGCGGGCGATGGCGGATTCAACGTCAACGTCAGGGGCAACACGGGCTTGACTGGCGGCGTGATATCGAGCGCGGCCGACGAGTCGAAGAACAGCCTGAAGACCGGCACGCTAACGTTCAGCGACATCCAGAACCAGTCGCACTACAGCGCGAACAGCAATGGCATCAGTGCGGGCGCGGGCTTTGGCGGCAACACGGGCAAGGCGGTTGGTCCTGGCTCGGTTGGCGGCTCGGGTGGCGTCACGCCGATGATTTCGCAAAACGACAGTGGTGATTCGAGCGCCACGACGCGCAGCGCGATCAGCGCGGGAACGATCAACGTGTCGAACGGTGCCAGCCAGACGCAGGACATCGCGAGCCTGTCGCGCGACACGACGAACACGAATGGCACGGTTGCGAAAACGCCGGACGTGAACAACATCCTGAACCAGCAGGCCGACACGATGCAGGCGGCACAGGCTGCCGGTCAAACGGTCTCGCAAGGCATCGGCGCGTATGCGGACATGAAGCGCGACGACGCGGCGGCAGCCTACAAAGCCGCTTCTGACCGCGGCGACAGCGCAGGCATGGCCGCGGCGGCGGCTGACTACAACAACTGGAAGGAAGGCGGTGATTCGCGGGCCGAACTGCACGCCGCCGGCGGCGCGCTGATTGGAGGACTTGGCGGCGGGAGTGCATTCAGCACGATTGGCGGCGCGGCTGGCGCGGGCCTGGCGTCGAAGATGGCCGGCACGCTGAACGATATCTCCAAGGGTGTCGCATCGGCGACGGGGTCGGACCTGATTGGCAACCTCGCCGCCAATATCGCGGCGGGTGTAGGCGGCGCTGCGGTTGGTGGTACAGCGGGTTCGGCAGTGGCGTCGAATGTCCACCTGTATAACCAGTCAGTCGATGATGAACGCGCTTTGACGGGCGACCCTGGGAAGAAAACATCGTCACTGTTCTCCCTTGCGATGCAAGGCATTGCGAACGGCTTGAGCGCTATCATTGGCATGGGCGGCGGCGTCCCGCCCGCTGCTAGTCCGGGCGCCGTTCTCGCCGAAGGGGCAACCAGCTCGGCGCGCCCTGGTGTATCGGGGTATGTCCCGAGCAATGCAACGCTTAACAGCAACGGCGATGACGCTCAGGTGACAACGAGCAACAATTCAGACGCTTCGCTTCCAACGGGCAGTAAAGCGAACCAGTTTAACCAACCAAAGAGTCCGTCATATCAACCAAGTCGGAACACAGCCGCGAATGTTGATGGAACTGATTATTCTGGACATGCGTTAGATCGAATGCAGGATCGTGGATTGACTCCATCCGTGATCCAG
It encodes the following:
- a CDS encoding hemagglutinin repeat-containing protein codes for the protein MNRENYRLVFSRLRGMLVAVEETATASGKSAGETRATDRASKSATCSSLRRLVGLLLAIAPALAFAQIVAGGAHAPNVIQTPNGLEQVNINRPSGAGVSVNTYNQFDVQQRGAILNNSPTMVQSQLGGMINGNPNFAPGQAAKVIVNQVNSATASQLNGALEVAGQRANVILANPSGISVNGGTFVNTSRATLTTGTPNYAADGSVSGFNVTGGNITVSGAGLNASSVDQVDLLSRAVQANAAVYAKTNLNVVTGANSVDYNTLNATPIAGDGAAPGVSIDVSNLGGMYANRIVLVGTEAGVGISLKGITAAQSGDLVLTTAGKLVLAGQTNASGNIVANANDGIDNSGTTYAQQNVSLTTSGALTNSGMVAAQQNTTASAGSVSSTGTLAAGVNGDGSLAQSGDLNVSASGTVTATGRNVVGGNASVSGAAVNLAGATNSANGALALAANSGDLNLSGATTTAGGTLDTRAAGTLTNDNGAMSSGGAQTITAGALSNHSGQIVSGSTLTENVTGTTNNQGGTMQAAGALASSSGSLENSGGIIASLNADGVSITATGLLNNGAGGSIGGNGVVTLQGAQIANAGSITAVQSLIARAVQTLFNSGTFATNADMTLSAGTTLANAGQFGAARALALSAATFNNSGGTASASQFTLHAANLVNHGGTITQTGTGATTLDVTGTLDNSAGGTLQTNSTDLTLAPATLDNDGGTITHAGTGKLSINAGNGAGAISNVGGRIATNGQASIQGGGLNNTSGSIIGQNGLAATVGGALDNTNGKLLSNTDTAIASGTLTNNGGQIGAGTKETISTGSLTNSGGSIVAPDLTLTTGTTLDNSGGDIEANQLSLNATDLLNHGGTITQYGESATGFDVSGTFDNSNGGTFQTNSTDLTLAPGALNNDGGSIIDAGTGTLTLAPGNGAGSFSNVGGKIIAAGQIAARAGSLNNANGVLAAQGKIAANIAGDLNNSQGSVRSLSSLSLASGGTLTNTNGQIQSGTGATGDTSTLNVQAASINNTNGLVGNLGTGDMTVRGGSQTVNNGGVITGNGSVTVDTSALVNTQNGQVSGAGVTVQGDTVDNSGGKIGNFGASNGDVSITTTGAVTNASGQIGSTHNLAVNAATLTGGGSYSAANDVAVTVQGDFAPTPDVQFNAGHDLSFTLPGTFSNGALVEAANNLNVNAGDVQNSGVMMAGGTLATHSNTLENTGTMVGSSVSLNATQSLSNTGPTALIGATDSNGTLELLSNDIENRDDTTATDTQATTAIYGLGKVVLAGGKDANGNYTNASLIRNQSGLIESAGDMELHAGQVTNTRTTMTTTGLNQPVDPALLDSLGISLSGCISTVAAACTAGHPFVGWINGDASLIGGMPVDPPHGGQWNSGWQYTTYTGVAVANLIAGISPQGQIIAGGNMDASSVGLFQNYWSAVAAVGNIAAPQSLDQNSWQGQSAPGVQVTYSGYYHYRNYDGSIPNWTLPFGDAPFSGSHPGGYTQAAPADIRNYALPSYESSFVAGGTLSGNGISIDNTAGNAGVPSLNLAPGQAMSGVNINGISGNASGGKSGAASVNGGGGMVNPVIANATAQNVLQNLSIPQGGLFRPVTAPGVNYLIETNPAFTNQKTFISSDYYLQQLGLNPQTTEKRLGDGFYEQQLVRNQITSLTGKAVLGPYTDLQGMYESLLAAGASLSKSLDLPLGMSLSPEQVAALTSNVIIMQTETVNGQQVLVPVVYLAKASQQNMNGPLIAATDIDLKNAQTFTNSGTVQASNALSIQGNQIDNAFGALQSGGLMSLTTKGSVDLTSATVNAGSLALNAGGALLLNTAVKAVEQVSATGATRTTSTLGPIANLNVAGNAVIVTGGNVEQNAANLNVGGSLGMLVGGNYDIGSVQTGEHKVVARANGVSNTDLNQTTGSSIKVGGVSAIGVGGDLTATGANLNLAGGGTLAANGNVTLQAAKATSTVDSNSSGSDSHGSYSESLHRSDDTLTATALNAGNSLTVASGKDINVTGSAISLDKGAATLAATGNVNIGAATETHVDNSQEQHKHSNVVSGKEVSSSSNTTATLSQGSMVSADAVTIASGNDINVKGSTIVGTNDVALSAAHDVNITTTQDTMQSSSSYQEKRTGLGTSGLTVTVGTNKLATTNEASSVTNNASTVGSLNGDLSINAGNTLHVTGSDLVAGKNLAGTAANVIIDAATDTSHQAQTQKTSSSGLTIGLAGSVGDAINNAYSESQAAKNSTSTGNDRAAALHTIAAAGDVALTGLTSAGVTAGGKPDIGIKVSIGSSKSESQSSEDQTTHRGSSVQAGGTAGFVATNGDVTIAGSNVNANDVILAAKNQVNVINTTDTDSTRSSNSSSSASIGVQYTLGGGFGVSAAMANAHGDANSDASIQNASHVNGANSVTVISGGDTNIIGSQINGKQIAADVGGNLNITSVQDVTNSAAHQSSVGGGFTISQGGGSASFSAQNGHADSHYAGVNEQAGINAGDGGFNVNVRGNTGLTGGVISSAADESKNSLKTGTLTFSDIQNQSHYSANSNGISAGAGFGGNTGKAVGPGSVGGSGGVTPMISQNDSGDSSATTRSAISAGTINVSNGASQTQDIASLSRDTTNTNGTVAKTPDVNNILNQQADTMQAAQAAGQTVSQGIGAYADMKRDDAAAAYKAASDRGDSAGMAAAAADYNNWKEGGDSRAELHAAGGALIGGLGGGSAFSTIGGAAGAGLASKMAGTLNDISKGVASATGSDLIGNLAANIAAGVGGAAVGGTAGSAVASNVHLYNQSVDDERALTGDPGKKTSSLFSLAMQGIANGLSAIIGMGGGVPPAASPGAVLAEGATSSARPGVSGYVPSNATLNSNGDDAQVTTSNNSDASLPTGSKANQFNQPKSPSYQPSRNTAANVDGTDYSGHALDRMQDRGLTPSVIQNAIDNGVPTPSRGGTTVYYDSTNNVSVVTSGSGKVVTVKYGK